A region from the Lysobacter sp. BMK333-48F3 genome encodes:
- a CDS encoding 4a-hydroxytetrahydrobiopterin dehydratase, whose protein sequence is MNDLIPLSQAHCILRHGSEHRLNEARVRELLPQVPGWELAEDGHALTKTFRFDDYYRTMAFVNALAFMAHREDHHPDLGVHYDRCVVRYSTHDVGGLSENDFICAAKAEALTG, encoded by the coding sequence ATGAACGACCTCATCCCCCTGTCCCAGGCCCATTGCATCCTCCGCCACGGCAGCGAGCACCGGCTCAACGAGGCGCGGGTGCGTGAACTGCTGCCGCAAGTGCCGGGCTGGGAGCTGGCCGAAGACGGCCATGCCCTCACCAAGACTTTCCGCTTCGACGACTACTATCGCACCATGGCCTTCGTGAACGCCCTGGCGTTCATGGCCCACCGCGAGGACCATCACCCCGACCTCGGCGTGCATTACGATCGCTGCGTGGTGCGCTACTCGACCCACGACGTCGGCGGACTGAGCGAGAACGACTTCATCTGCGCCGCCAAGGCCGAAGCCCTGACTGGTTGA
- a CDS encoding NfuA family Fe-S biogenesis protein — translation MINISESAQAHFRKLIEREALPGLGVRLSAMHPGTPRADVRLEFAEPADLHGDEWAIDCEGFTLWLQADSVRYLDGAEIDYETRATGGQLQIRAPKIKGEAPADSASLVERVHWVVEHEINPQLAQHRGNVAVQEVTAEGVVVLRFGGGCHGCGMADVTLKQGIETTLMSKVPGVTAVRDATDHDSGDAPYIRRDSAA, via the coding sequence ATGATCAATATTTCCGAATCCGCCCAGGCGCACTTCCGCAAGCTGATCGAACGCGAGGCCCTGCCGGGCCTGGGCGTGCGCCTGTCGGCGATGCACCCGGGCACGCCGCGCGCCGACGTGCGGCTGGAGTTCGCCGAGCCGGCCGACCTGCACGGCGACGAGTGGGCGATCGACTGCGAAGGCTTCACCCTGTGGCTGCAGGCCGACAGCGTGCGCTACCTGGACGGCGCCGAGATCGACTACGAAACCCGCGCCACCGGCGGCCAACTGCAGATCCGCGCGCCCAAGATCAAGGGCGAGGCGCCGGCCGACTCGGCTTCGCTGGTCGAGCGCGTGCACTGGGTGGTCGAGCACGAGATCAATCCGCAGCTGGCCCAGCACCGCGGCAACGTCGCGGTGCAGGAAGTGACCGCCGAAGGCGTGGTGGTGCTGCGCTTCGGCGGCGGCTGCCACGGCTGCGGCATGGCCGACGTGACCCTCAAGCAGGGCATCGAGACCACGCTGATGAGCAAGGTGCCGGGCGTGACCGCGGTGCGCGACGCCACCGACCACGACAGCGGCGACGCGCCTTACATCCGCCGAGACAGCGCGGCCTGA
- a CDS encoding energy transducer TonB: protein MTLHRPLSLAPAFAAVLAAALAAGCQRAPEAPIIPSTPLRAVDTPPPEYPQTIGCDQIGGKVVLQLTVGPEGKPTKVNVLEGSKVAALDEAAIKGVQRWRFEAATRNGKPVSTDIQVPVTFHAPSERPPHCGAAPAAG, encoded by the coding sequence ATGACCCTGCACCGTCCGCTGTCCCTCGCCCCGGCCTTCGCCGCCGTCCTGGCCGCGGCGCTGGCCGCCGGCTGCCAGCGCGCGCCCGAGGCGCCGATCATTCCCTCGACCCCGCTGCGCGCGGTCGACACGCCGCCGCCGGAGTATCCGCAGACCATCGGCTGCGACCAGATCGGCGGCAAGGTGGTGCTGCAGCTGACCGTCGGCCCGGAAGGCAAGCCGACCAAGGTCAACGTGCTCGAAGGCAGCAAGGTCGCCGCGCTCGACGAGGCGGCGATCAAGGGCGTGCAGCGCTGGCGCTTCGAGGCCGCGACCCGCAACGGCAAGCCGGTCTCCACCGACATCCAGGTACCGGTGACGTTCCACGCCCCGAGCGAACGCCCGCCGCACTGCGGCGCGGCGCCGGCGGCCGGCTGA